Proteins co-encoded in one Spirosoma endbachense genomic window:
- a CDS encoding short chain dehydrogenase: protein MKHKVIVIGASGTIGKELVKTLEAGGHEVIRVSRSSGDYQADIQDKQSLDSLFKAVGTFDAVANAAGDVAAGPLEQLTDENYAFALGNKLMGQINIVRTALPHVADKGSFVLISGVLTQEPILGGTIGTLVNGGIEGFVKAASHEMPRGIRINCVSPTVLAESVAIHPYFPGFIPVEVWKVAKAYERALFGIINGRIITV, encoded by the coding sequence ATGAAGCACAAAGTGATTGTTATTGGGGCAAGTGGCACCATTGGAAAGGAATTGGTAAAAACACTGGAAGCCGGTGGTCATGAAGTCATTCGTGTTTCCCGCTCGTCAGGCGACTATCAGGCCGACATCCAGGATAAGCAAAGTCTGGACTCTCTGTTCAAGGCAGTCGGAACATTTGATGCGGTGGCTAATGCCGCAGGCGATGTGGCTGCTGGACCTTTGGAACAATTGACCGACGAAAATTACGCCTTTGCCCTGGGGAATAAGTTAATGGGACAGATCAATATCGTTCGGACTGCTTTGCCCCATGTAGCGGATAAAGGATCATTCGTCTTAATCTCCGGTGTATTAACGCAGGAACCCATTTTGGGAGGTACCATTGGCACGCTAGTAAATGGTGGAATAGAAGGTTTTGTCAAAGCGGCCTCCCACGAGATGCCACGCGGTATACGAATCAATTGCGTTAGCCCAACGGTATTGGCCGAATCGGTGGCAATTCATCCTTATTTTCCGGGCTTCATTCCGGTGGAAGTGTGGAAGGTGGCCAAAGCCTATGAGCGGGCGTTGTTTGGGATTATTAATGGGCGAATCATCACCGTGTAA
- a CDS encoding AMP-binding protein yields METPTTDQKYPWLRFYPKGVPYEINPDAYPSLAALIEEGCQRFKDRPAYACMGKQITYGELDHLSQQFASFLQNDLGLKKGDRLAIQMPNTLQYPIAMFGALRAGLAVVNTNPLYTPREMQHQFKDSGAKAIVILANFAANLEKILDKTDIQHVVVTQLGDLLGFPKKQIVNAVVKYVKKLVPSYSLPNAISFNDALNRGSRHTFQPVAIKSSDLAFVQYTGGTTGVSKGAMLTQRNMVANVEGQHVWITPSGIPEGQGIFVAALPLYHVYALTTNALSALKSGCMNLLITNPRDLNAFIDDLKKYKVSAFTGVNTLYNGLLNHPRIGEVDFSNLRVTSAGGMALQTSVAERWTKLTGNTPCEGYGLTETSPVLSSNPVDGTVRVGTIGIPWPSTTMRIILEDGTEAPVGQPGEIVARGPQVFPGYYNRPDETAQVMMGDWFKTGDIGVMNEDGFFKIVDRKKDMILVSGFNVYPNEIEDVVAQCPGVLEVACIGVPDEKSTEIVKIFVVKKDPALTADAVKAFCRENLTPYKIPKQIEFRTELPKSNVGKILRRPLRDEELAKQKK; encoded by the coding sequence ATGGAAACCCCCACAACTGATCAGAAATACCCGTGGCTCCGCTTTTACCCTAAAGGCGTTCCCTACGAAATAAATCCCGATGCTTATCCGTCACTGGCAGCTCTGATTGAAGAAGGTTGTCAGCGATTCAAAGACCGGCCAGCTTACGCCTGCATGGGTAAGCAAATCACGTATGGCGAACTGGACCACCTTTCTCAGCAGTTTGCCTCTTTTTTACAGAATGACCTGGGCCTCAAAAAAGGAGACCGGCTGGCCATTCAAATGCCGAACACTCTGCAATATCCAATTGCCATGTTTGGCGCGTTACGAGCTGGCCTGGCGGTGGTCAATACGAATCCGCTATATACCCCGCGCGAGATGCAGCACCAGTTTAAAGATTCCGGCGCGAAGGCGATCGTAATTCTGGCCAATTTTGCGGCTAATCTGGAGAAAATACTCGACAAGACCGATATTCAACATGTTGTAGTCACTCAACTTGGCGATTTGCTGGGCTTTCCTAAGAAGCAGATTGTCAACGCTGTCGTTAAATACGTCAAAAAACTTGTTCCTTCGTATAGCTTACCAAACGCCATTTCGTTCAATGATGCCTTAAACCGGGGAAGCCGACATACGTTTCAACCTGTAGCGATTAAAAGCAGCGACCTGGCCTTCGTGCAGTATACCGGTGGTACGACGGGCGTCTCGAAAGGAGCCATGCTTACTCAGCGCAACATGGTCGCCAATGTAGAGGGCCAACACGTATGGATAACCCCATCAGGTATTCCGGAAGGGCAGGGCATTTTTGTCGCTGCGTTACCGCTCTATCATGTCTATGCCCTGACAACCAATGCCTTATCAGCGCTCAAGAGTGGTTGTATGAATCTGCTCATTACGAATCCGCGCGACCTGAATGCCTTTATCGACGATCTTAAAAAATATAAAGTTTCCGCTTTTACAGGCGTCAATACACTTTACAATGGCCTCCTGAACCATCCGCGCATCGGTGAGGTAGATTTTAGCAATTTAAGGGTAACATCGGCAGGCGGTATGGCGCTGCAGACGTCTGTAGCTGAGCGCTGGACCAAACTGACGGGCAACACACCCTGCGAAGGATATGGCCTTACCGAAACATCGCCCGTTCTGTCCTCTAACCCCGTTGATGGTACGGTTCGGGTTGGTACGATCGGCATTCCGTGGCCAAGCACGACGATGAGAATTATTCTCGAAGATGGCACTGAAGCGCCGGTAGGGCAACCAGGCGAGATTGTTGCCCGCGGTCCACAGGTATTTCCCGGCTATTATAACCGCCCCGACGAAACAGCCCAGGTCATGATGGGCGACTGGTTCAAAACGGGCGACATTGGCGTCATGAACGAGGATGGATTCTTCAAAATCGTCGATCGCAAAAAAGACATGATTCTGGTGTCAGGATTCAATGTTTATCCCAATGAAATTGAAGATGTGGTTGCTCAGTGCCCCGGCGTCCTTGAGGTTGCCTGCATTGGTGTTCCGGATGAAAAATCGACCGAAATCGTCAAGATTTTTGTAGTCAAAAAAGATCCGGCTTTAACCGCTGATGCTGTTAAAGCTTTCTGCCGCGAAAATCTGACGCCTTACAAAATTCCAAAACAGATTGAATTCCGGACGGAATTGCCCAAATCGAATGTAGGCAAGATTCTTCGGCGACCTTTACGGGATGAAGAACTGGCTAAACAGAAGAAATAA
- a CDS encoding sensor histidine kinase, with amino-acid sequence MKSLDDTRLRLLGPIGLYVFVSVFFRLELYINLPLNRFLVSVTIALTSGIICWQLARWVVLRIQQRYPGLTNTRQRLLWLLASLPLLVGFAWLLRHLVRFLIEGTFQYYSTPVELSRNIGIQIFYHFIYFALYEGWYILQEWQRETVETSTLEKVSLQSQLISLQHQVNPHFLFNSLNSLSSLIGDSPVQADVFLGELTAVFRYLLQASEQQLVPLRDEIAFIRSYFHLLQTRYQTGLILDLSVDTSEDQGLIPPLTLQVLVENAVRYNAILPGKPLHVRIYTTADQRLYVANTLQPKSLRVETAGGGLSNLVTRYELLNEGKLVIEEQPGWFIVSLPLMSEGRIAEVG; translated from the coding sequence ATGAAATCCCTGGACGACACCCGACTTCGTTTGCTCGGTCCGATAGGGCTTTATGTATTCGTAAGTGTGTTTTTTCGGCTTGAACTCTATATCAATCTGCCTCTAAATAGATTTTTGGTTAGCGTTACCATTGCGCTGACGTCCGGTATTATCTGCTGGCAGCTTGCCCGCTGGGTAGTGCTCAGGATTCAGCAACGCTACCCTGGCCTGACGAATACCCGCCAACGCCTGTTGTGGCTGTTGGCAAGTCTACCGCTCTTAGTCGGGTTTGCCTGGCTTCTACGCCATCTGGTTCGTTTTCTGATTGAAGGTACGTTTCAGTATTATAGCACCCCCGTTGAGCTAAGCCGTAATATTGGCATCCAGATTTTCTATCACTTTATTTACTTCGCTCTGTATGAGGGCTGGTACATCTTGCAGGAGTGGCAACGCGAAACAGTGGAAACCAGCACCCTGGAGAAAGTATCCCTGCAAAGTCAGCTCATTTCACTTCAACATCAGGTAAATCCGCATTTTCTGTTCAATAGCCTTAATTCCCTATCGTCACTGATTGGCGACAGTCCCGTTCAGGCCGATGTGTTTCTGGGCGAGTTAACGGCCGTTTTCCGTTACCTGCTGCAAGCCAGTGAGCAGCAACTGGTTCCTTTACGCGATGAGATTGCGTTTATTCGATCGTATTTTCACTTATTACAAACCCGTTATCAAACGGGCCTGATACTGGATTTGTCGGTTGATACATCGGAGGATCAGGGCCTGATTCCACCGCTGACGCTTCAGGTATTGGTCGAGAATGCCGTGCGCTACAACGCCATTCTACCCGGCAAGCCGCTCCATGTCCGCATTTATACAACCGCTGACCAACGACTGTATGTAGCCAACACGCTCCAGCCCAAGAGCCTCCGGGTCGAAACGGCGGGTGGTGGGTTAAGTAACTTAGTCACTCGATACGAATTGCTCAATGAAGGCAAACTGGTGATCGAAGAGCAGCCGGGGTGGTTCATTGTCAGCCTGCCACTAATGAGCGAAGGAAGAATAGCAGAAGTAGGGTGA
- a CDS encoding sensor histidine kinase has translation MNVLNDKKIRIIGPLVLFLGGTLFFRLDWYLELSTGIVVRSDLIGLTAGYICWNIARWVAIQLQKKYPGLANTRRRLLWMVLLMPLLVNFAWLIRQLAHIAFNNASYITQTLPNYTYSIGIQIFYHCIYFIIYEGSYILGAWRQAYNYNEQLKKNKLRHQLDTLKSQINPHFLFNSLNSLSMLIYENPRQAETFVDEISSVYRYLLRANDQELTTLGLELQFIKSYFQLLKTRYGAGIELHIAVDEWQLERRIPPLTLQLLVENAVKHNIILPKRPLIIEIITKESLLVVQNNLQRKKSAVPSNKVGLANIAAKYRLLEQRDITIHEANGLFVVTLPLLANQSEAKATL, from the coding sequence GTGAACGTTCTCAATGACAAGAAAATACGGATTATCGGCCCTTTAGTTTTATTTCTGGGGGGCACGCTGTTTTTTCGGCTGGACTGGTATCTTGAACTATCAACGGGTATAGTGGTCCGGTCGGATCTGATCGGTCTAACGGCAGGATATATTTGCTGGAATATTGCTCGCTGGGTAGCCATTCAATTGCAAAAAAAGTACCCAGGATTAGCCAATACCCGCCGGCGGTTACTCTGGATGGTCCTGCTCATGCCGCTGCTGGTTAATTTTGCCTGGCTGATTCGACAGCTTGCCCATATTGCTTTTAACAACGCTTCCTACATCACGCAAACGTTGCCTAATTATACCTATTCAATTGGTATTCAGATATTTTACCATTGCATCTATTTTATCATTTACGAAGGCAGCTACATTTTAGGCGCCTGGCGACAGGCTTACAACTACAACGAACAACTCAAAAAAAATAAACTGCGTCATCAGCTTGATACGTTAAAAAGCCAGATTAATCCGCATTTTCTGTTCAATAGCCTGAACTCGCTGTCGATGCTGATCTACGAAAATCCCCGGCAGGCAGAAACATTCGTGGATGAGATCAGCAGTGTGTATCGTTACTTACTCCGGGCCAATGATCAGGAGCTAACCACGCTGGGGCTCGAATTGCAGTTTATTAAATCCTATTTTCAGCTCCTCAAAACTCGATATGGTGCGGGTATTGAGCTACACATCGCCGTCGATGAGTGGCAGTTAGAGCGCAGAATTCCCCCCTTGACACTGCAACTGCTGGTTGAGAATGCCGTCAAACACAATATAATCTTACCCAAACGGCCACTGATAATCGAGATCATCACGAAGGAATCGTTATTGGTAGTCCAGAATAATCTACAGCGAAAAAAGTCAGCGGTACCTTCCAACAAGGTGGGATTGGCGAATATTGCCGCCAAATATCGCCTTTTAGAGCAGCGCGATATCACGATCCACGAAGCTAACGGGCTGTTTGTGGTCACATTGCCATTACTGGCTAACCAATCGGAGGCTAAAGCGACACTATGA
- a CDS encoding outer membrane beta-barrel family protein: protein MKLVGLLCLTGILLTLTRSAIGQQVYSLNVRIINASREPIAVHARLLSIPDSAVLKSGLFPDGVVSFPAIRQTNAMLRLSSLSFADTLIRIHNDGQPQQNLGMIVMQEHNFQLNEVRISGQAPLVRQGSNGSVDVQVTGTILAGSTSVSQILERSPGVTFNEGRISVVGKGEALLFLNSQAITYDQLAAIPVSQIVRVEIIANPSSRYDAEGKAVIRIITKANAEKGTTGSITQQYTYSDFAGGESNTLSDLNYRKGKLTIAANYTLRAGHDREILHTTRTRPATTNFLHSDLTTDWQRKLRNYSSYGVGIQYNLSENTYFSLGYKGNLDKLGGSQDSRNTITDAINQGIYNSRLAKNEKRLNHSLIFNYNRTLDSLGSAFFIGSQVARFRTDVRDQISENNALNDSTFTRRLKNDQSYHITIFSTQIDYTKAFGSHKKLETGLKLTYAKTASGTDFLVAASGEYFQPDPKLSSQFDYTEWLPAAYINYSGAISKSVRFGAGLRNEWTHYNLNTTAGAGQVIQKSYFNVFPNFLLTKTVSDDLAFRLSYVAKITRPRYQALNPWVIYQDPFTSIQGNPGLRPEKVHAFEIGMNYRQFDLRAGYNYTLDPISGAALRGDGPNSYVLKGINLERDHTFFLSGSATLTVGWWNTTNTVTLSQSKSIDNQYGFELIKPRPQLYAYTSNTFTIKNLVKIQLLAWYLGDRYYGLYYNKSRATVTLGLEKDFFKNAWKLRFTANDLFHQTNVAGTYSVGETDIYFNRTYPTSNFTISLTYRFGKPLKTGYRSKSTAETEQNRAR from the coding sequence ATGAAACTAGTTGGCTTACTGTGTTTAACAGGCATCCTGCTCACTCTGACCCGTTCAGCAATTGGTCAGCAGGTTTATTCCTTGAATGTCAGGATAATCAATGCCAGTCGGGAACCCATTGCCGTGCATGCAAGGCTACTTTCCATTCCCGACTCTGCGGTACTAAAAAGCGGCTTATTTCCGGATGGCGTCGTGTCTTTTCCGGCGATACGGCAAACAAATGCTATGCTCCGTTTAAGTAGCCTGTCCTTTGCGGATACGCTCATTCGCATCCATAATGATGGTCAGCCGCAACAGAATCTGGGTATGATTGTGATGCAGGAGCATAATTTTCAATTAAATGAAGTGCGTATCAGCGGCCAGGCGCCATTAGTCAGACAGGGGAGCAACGGCAGTGTGGACGTACAGGTTACCGGCACCATCCTGGCGGGTAGTACGTCTGTAAGCCAGATTCTGGAACGATCGCCCGGAGTCACCTTCAACGAAGGGCGTATTAGTGTGGTCGGTAAGGGCGAAGCGCTACTTTTCCTGAACAGCCAGGCAATTACCTATGACCAGTTGGCAGCTATTCCAGTCAGCCAGATCGTCCGGGTAGAAATTATTGCCAACCCATCGTCCCGGTACGACGCTGAAGGCAAGGCAGTGATCCGGATCATTACCAAAGCGAATGCAGAAAAAGGCACGACCGGTTCTATTACCCAACAGTATACCTATTCAGATTTTGCCGGTGGAGAAAGCAATACGTTGTCAGACCTGAATTACAGGAAAGGCAAACTAACGATTGCTGCAAATTATACACTTCGAGCTGGCCACGATCGGGAGATACTTCACACGACCCGAACCCGGCCTGCCACAACCAACTTTCTCCACTCCGATTTAACGACCGATTGGCAGCGGAAACTTCGCAATTATTCAAGCTATGGGGTCGGAATCCAGTACAATCTCAGTGAAAATACGTACTTCTCGCTCGGTTACAAGGGTAATCTGGATAAGTTAGGGGGCAGTCAGGACAGCCGGAATACCATCACAGATGCGATTAACCAGGGTATTTACAACAGCAGGCTCGCCAAAAACGAAAAGAGGCTGAACCATTCACTGATTTTCAACTACAACCGGACGCTGGACTCCCTCGGATCAGCTTTCTTCATAGGTAGCCAGGTTGCCCGTTTCCGTACGGACGTCCGCGACCAGATCAGCGAAAACAATGCCTTAAATGACAGCACTTTCACACGACGGCTCAAAAACGACCAGTCCTACCACATTACTATTTTCAGTACCCAGATCGATTATACCAAGGCATTTGGAAGCCATAAAAAACTCGAAACCGGTTTGAAACTTACGTATGCGAAAACCGCGTCGGGAACGGATTTTCTCGTTGCTGCTTCCGGAGAATATTTTCAGCCTGACCCGAAATTATCCAGCCAGTTTGACTATACCGAGTGGTTACCGGCGGCCTATATCAATTATTCTGGCGCAATCAGTAAAAGCGTCCGCTTTGGGGCCGGGCTCAGGAACGAATGGACGCATTATAACCTCAACACAACGGCCGGAGCCGGGCAGGTGATTCAGAAAAGCTATTTTAATGTTTTCCCCAATTTTTTACTTACCAAAACCGTTTCGGACGACCTGGCCTTCCGGCTTTCCTATGTGGCCAAGATCACCCGCCCCCGATACCAGGCCCTGAACCCCTGGGTGATTTATCAGGACCCCTTCACGAGTATTCAGGGAAATCCCGGCTTGCGCCCCGAGAAGGTCCACGCGTTTGAAATCGGCATGAACTACAGGCAATTTGATCTACGAGCAGGTTACAATTATACGCTTGATCCCATAAGCGGTGCCGCTTTGCGGGGCGATGGCCCAAACAGTTACGTACTTAAAGGCATTAACCTCGAAAGAGATCATACCTTTTTCCTTTCCGGCTCGGCCACGTTGACGGTTGGCTGGTGGAATACCACCAACACCGTCACACTGAGCCAAAGTAAGTCTATTGATAATCAGTACGGTTTTGAACTGATCAAGCCACGTCCCCAGCTTTATGCGTACACCAGCAATACATTTACGATCAAAAACCTGGTCAAAATACAGCTCCTGGCCTGGTATCTGGGCGACAGGTATTACGGGCTTTATTACAACAAGAGCAGGGCTACGGTTACGCTCGGTCTGGAAAAGGATTTCTTCAAAAACGCATGGAAACTCCGGTTTACGGCCAACGATCTATTTCATCAGACCAACGTGGCAGGTACATACAGCGTAGGCGAAACGGACATCTATTTTAACAGGACTTATCCGACTTCCAATTTCACTATCAGCCTCACGTATCGCTTTGGAAAACCACTCAAAACCGGTTACCGCAGCAAATCAACTGCCGAAACGGAGCAAAACCGGGCCAGGTGA
- a CDS encoding histidine phosphatase family protein, translated as MDFYLIRHAESQGNLNHHLIGGRSNHYPLSKAGEQQAIALANRLKREGIDFDCWYSSPAERTKQTAICLRDTVAPMTPIIWEDRLQELSQGDWEGQLRKTIYTVDQLAAINSNNWHHKAPGGESQFEVEERMYTFLESLFGLESTAKIAVVTHGIAIKCLLRRLLNSSPSMTHKINLANTSLTVVKYQNGEWFIERVNDYAHLMEGKNGPLSNG; from the coding sequence ATGGACTTTTATTTAATACGCCATGCCGAAAGTCAGGGCAATTTAAATCACCATTTAATTGGCGGAAGATCCAATCATTATCCGCTCTCGAAAGCAGGCGAGCAACAGGCAATCGCATTAGCTAATCGGTTGAAACGTGAGGGAATAGACTTTGATTGCTGGTATTCATCTCCTGCCGAGCGAACGAAGCAAACGGCTATCTGTCTGCGGGATACAGTGGCACCCATGACACCGATCATTTGGGAAGATCGCTTACAGGAATTAAGCCAGGGCGACTGGGAAGGGCAACTACGAAAAACAATATATACAGTTGACCAATTAGCTGCTATCAACAGTAACAACTGGCATCACAAAGCCCCTGGTGGGGAAAGCCAATTTGAAGTAGAGGAGCGAATGTATACCTTTTTAGAGTCATTATTTGGCTTGGAATCTACAGCCAAAATTGCCGTTGTTACGCATGGCATTGCCATTAAATGCCTGTTGCGCAGGCTATTAAATTCATCTCCATCCATGACTCATAAAATCAATCTAGCCAATACAAGCCTAACCGTAGTTAAATACCAGAATGGGGAATGGTTTATTGAGCGGGTTAATGATTACGCTCATCTTATGGAGGGTAAGAACGGCCCATTGTCAAACGGTTAA
- a CDS encoding helix-turn-helix domain-containing protein codes for MNTGKEILFFFSALGAFNGLVLGLFLLFFTKKKYLANYFLGALLLALSIRVGKSVFLYFDGKLPKIYLQIGLSACFFIGPFLYFFVRSAIKPLIKLPKSWIWTLVLLATLTLTIGIWFPYSAYSGLWNSYFAKVIYLQWFCFLLASGFVIQDLLGKVFIRSYQMKPAETWISMIFTGNAIIFLFYFSSLINAPFASYISGAIAFSLILYLAVTILFYRKKTDELFLLLPAKPVAKKLAESDAELWLAKLEKVMVEKALYKNPDLKLHELSREIQISGHQLSALLNEHLGKNFTTYINEFRIEEACRMMTIDQRFTLEAIGYEVGFNAKSTFFAAFKKLKGVTPFNYQQATNQSISL; via the coding sequence ATGAATACCGGCAAAGAGATTCTATTCTTTTTCAGTGCATTGGGCGCGTTCAACGGACTTGTCCTGGGGTTATTTCTGCTATTTTTTACCAAAAAAAAGTATCTGGCTAACTACTTTCTGGGGGCATTGCTGCTCGCTTTGAGCATTAGGGTCGGAAAATCGGTTTTTCTTTATTTTGACGGAAAACTACCCAAAATTTACCTCCAAATCGGCCTTTCGGCCTGCTTTTTCATCGGCCCTTTTTTGTACTTTTTTGTGCGCTCGGCCATAAAACCGTTAATAAAATTACCAAAAAGCTGGATCTGGACACTCGTTTTGCTGGCCACCCTTACCCTGACAATTGGTATCTGGTTTCCTTATTCAGCTTATTCTGGACTTTGGAATAGCTATTTTGCCAAAGTCATCTATCTGCAATGGTTCTGCTTCCTGCTTGCCTCAGGATTTGTCATACAGGACCTGCTCGGAAAAGTTTTCATTCGGTCTTATCAAATGAAGCCTGCTGAAACCTGGATCTCCATGATCTTCACAGGCAATGCCATTATCTTCCTGTTTTATTTTTCCTCCCTGATCAACGCCCCTTTCGCTTCCTATATCAGCGGGGCCATTGCTTTTTCCCTGATCCTTTACCTGGCTGTGACTATCCTTTTTTACCGAAAAAAAACCGACGAACTCTTTCTGCTTTTACCGGCCAAACCCGTCGCTAAAAAGTTGGCGGAAAGTGACGCTGAACTATGGCTTGCCAAACTGGAAAAAGTGATGGTGGAAAAGGCTCTTTACAAAAATCCGGATCTGAAACTTCATGAGCTGTCGCGCGAAATACAGATTTCCGGACATCAGCTATCGGCACTGCTCAATGAGCACCTGGGCAAGAATTTCACCACGTATATCAACGAATTCAGGATAGAGGAAGCGTGCAGGATGATGACGATCGACCAGCGGTTTACTCTCGAAGCGATCGGTTATGAGGTAGGTTTTAATGCTAAATCGACCTTTTTTGCCGCCTTCAAAAAGCTAAAAGGGGTTACGCCCTTCAATTACCAACAAGCTACCAATCAATCCATTAGCCTCTAG
- a CDS encoding Pr6Pr family membrane protein — MNDQYPGNRQVFVAVGAVIGWLAVGLQLYLIILNRVMSIPLTIVQFFSFFTILTNILVALCFTFLWLRPQSDRGNFFASPQTSTAIAVYIVIVGLVYNLILRHLWAPQGLQRVVDEALHSVMPVYFALYWFIFVPKKKLAWANVPVWLLYPLGYIVYILIRGEFSGLYPYPFIDVSKLGYAQVMQNSVFLTFAFLVISLLFVGLGKVLSRNI, encoded by the coding sequence ATGAATGATCAATACCCAGGTAACAGGCAGGTTTTTGTTGCGGTCGGGGCCGTAATAGGGTGGCTTGCGGTCGGGCTTCAGTTATACCTGATTATTCTGAACCGGGTCATGAGCATTCCCCTGACAATCGTTCAGTTCTTTAGCTTTTTTACCATCCTCACCAATATATTGGTTGCGCTGTGTTTTACTTTCCTATGGCTAAGACCCCAATCGGATCGGGGTAATTTTTTTGCCAGCCCGCAAACCTCAACCGCCATTGCCGTTTATATTGTTATTGTCGGGCTAGTGTACAATTTAATACTTCGTCATCTCTGGGCCCCACAAGGTTTGCAGCGCGTTGTCGATGAAGCGCTTCATTCGGTGATGCCCGTTTACTTTGCATTGTACTGGTTCATTTTTGTTCCCAAGAAAAAACTAGCCTGGGCCAATGTTCCTGTATGGTTACTTTACCCGCTTGGTTATATCGTCTATATTTTAATTCGCGGAGAGTTTTCGGGTTTGTATCCATACCCATTTATTGACGTAAGTAAATTAGGATATGCCCAGGTAATGCAGAATAGTGTCTTTTTAACGTTTGCTTTTCTAGTTATTTCCCTGCTATTCGTTGGGTTAGGAAAGGTTCTTAGCCGAAATATATAA
- a CDS encoding SDR family NAD(P)-dependent oxidoreductase, producing MKSNAKKIALVTGGSRGLGKDMALSLARKGNDVIVTYHSQKEEALTVVAEIELMGQRAAALPLNTGAVKSFDAFLTALQDILKNKFQADHFDFLVNNAGHGITVPSFAMTTEEQFDELMNVHLKGVFFLTQKVRPYLNDGGAIVNISTGLTRFSYPGSGAYASMKSAIETLTKYMAKELGSRFIRANVVAPGAIATDFNGGRLRETPQVQEHIKSITALPRIGQADDIGGVVAFLCSEEAKWVNAQRIEVSGGMYL from the coding sequence ATGAAATCAAACGCAAAAAAAATCGCCCTGGTAACGGGAGGAAGCCGGGGTTTGGGGAAAGATATGGCACTGAGTCTTGCCAGAAAGGGTAACGATGTCATCGTTACATACCATTCGCAAAAAGAGGAGGCATTGACGGTTGTAGCGGAGATCGAACTGATGGGTCAGCGGGCTGCTGCATTGCCACTGAATACAGGAGCAGTAAAAAGCTTTGATGCTTTTCTGACCGCATTGCAGGATATTCTGAAAAACAAATTTCAAGCTGACCACTTTGATTTTTTGGTAAACAATGCCGGGCATGGAATAACGGTACCGTCATTTGCGATGACAACGGAAGAGCAATTTGACGAACTCATGAATGTTCACCTCAAAGGTGTATTCTTTCTGACGCAAAAAGTACGGCCTTATCTCAACGATGGAGGAGCGATTGTGAACATTTCCACAGGTTTGACCCGATTTTCCTATCCGGGCAGTGGTGCCTATGCCAGCATGAAATCGGCCATTGAAACCCTGACAAAATACATGGCTAAAGAATTAGGATCGCGCTTTATCCGGGCTAATGTGGTAGCCCCCGGCGCTATTGCTACCGATTTTAATGGTGGGCGATTGCGGGAAACGCCACAGGTTCAGGAGCATATAAAATCCATTACGGCGCTTCCCCGAATTGGTCAGGCCGATGATATTGGGGGCGTTGTTGCCTTTTTGTGTTCGGAGGAGGCTAAGTGGGTCAATGCCCAGCGCATCGAAGTATCCGGTGGCATGTATCTCTAA